AAGCTCCCTGATCCTCATTTATTTACTGCGAGCCGTTAGGCTTCCAAAGCCTAGATTGAGAGGAAGCCGAAATGCAGCGTGGGCTTTGCTCATCTCAGCAACGATTCTTTTGGTACCCGCAAACGTGCTGCCGATCATGGAGGTACGAAGCGTCAGCGGAACCTCGAGAAGTACAATTATCGGCGGAGTTGCAGACCTCTCGGGACATGGGCTCTGGGGAATAGCCAGTATCGTATTTATAGCTTCGATACTCGTACCTTTCGGAAAGATCGGCAGCGTAGCTTGGCTGCTATTCTCGGAGAAAAATTCAGCAACCCTTGAAAGGCAAAACCGTATCCATAGAGCTTTGCACGTTATCGGGCGTTGGTCCATGCTGGATATTTTCCTCATCGGAATACTGGCAGGTCTCGTGGATTTTGGAGCGATCGCGACGATTCAAGCCGGCCCCGCCGCTCCCGCCTTTGCAGCTTCTGTTGTGCTTACCATATTGGCCCTGAACAAAGTGGATCATCCGAACTTTCAATTGCAGACACAGCCCACACCATGACAGAACCCCATTCCAACTCCAAGTCATCGCTACTCATCTGGGTAGTGCCTCTCGTCGCCCTTCTGGTCGGTGGATACATGATCGTAAAGGATCTACAAGAGCAGGGTCCTACCATAACCATAGTCTTTGAGGAGGGATCTGGTCTGGAAGCAGGAAAGACAGTCCTTCGCTACAAGGGACTCGCGGTAGGCACCGTGGAATCCGTGGCCTTGACGGGGGATCTATCAAAAGTGGAAGCCACCCTGCAGTTGCAGAAATCAGCGAAAGGACTGGCTCGGGAGGGTTCCAAATTTTGGATACTCCGTCCGGAAATCGGACTGGAGGGGATCACAGGGTTAGACACCTTGATTAGTGGCCCTACGATTCAGGTCTTGCCAGGCGTAGGACCCAACCGAAAACACTTTACGGCCTTAGATCGAGCCCCACTCAAAGGAAGCGAAGTCGGCTACACTTACCTCCTCTCTGTAGACCAACTGGGCTCCCTGAAAGTCGGCTCACCCGTTCTATACCGCCAATTCAAGGTAGGCGAAGTGGTTGCCACCTCATTAGCTCCAGACGCGACCGGCATTCAGATCAAAATACAAATAAACTCTCCTTACGACAAACTGGTCCGGACCGACTCTATATTTTGGAACGCAAGCGGGATAGCTCTTAAAGTGGGACTTCTGGGAGCAAAGATCCAAACCGATTCCCTACAATCGGTATTGGCCGGAGGCATTATGTTCGCCACCCCAGAAGGGAAGGAAGGCCTATCCCCCCTCGCCTCTGAGAACACGGAATTCATACTCCAACCCGAATTCGACGAGGAATGGCTAGAGTGGCAACCAAGCATCGAGCTGGATTTGTAATACCGCTTCGCTGCTTTGATTACCTCACTAGTTTACTGGAAGCGGTTAGAAGACCGAGAAGGATATAGATCACTGCAGGCAAGCGTACCCAAAATCCAGACACGCTACCTCTCCTGAGTTTAGAGGTCAAAACGCCTGACAGGAGTGCCCAGGCACTATCACCCAGATATCCAATCGCTACGAAACTCACTCCCAAAACGAGAAGCTGGCGGGGCACGTTTCCCGCTTCGTGATTCACGAATTGGGGCAAAAACGCCACAAGGAAAAGGATCACTTTGGGGTTAAGCAAGGCGACCAATATTCCCTTTCGAAAACTGCCCTCCAACCGCTCGCTCGATTCTCGCTCAGCCGACGCCCCTTCTCGCGGGCCACTCTGCACAAAACTGCGGATACCCAAATAGATGAGGTAAGCTGCTCC
This genomic interval from Pelagicoccus albus contains the following:
- a CDS encoding paraquat-inducible protein A → MSHTQTESKSLLALAITGLVCWGFALYLPLSQVSKFGLINLGRLISVGESFRNNGQHILALVTDLTIVVFPTLLFLLLPIIVISQNRTSPVPGARFAFSICAAGKEWAMPEVLMLSALVAFIKLGDLATAEFDTGFYFLLASSLILIYLLRAVRLPKPRLRGSRNAAWALLISATILLVPANVLPIMEVRSVSGTSRSTIIGGVADLSGHGLWGIASIVFIASILVPFGKIGSVAWLLFSEKNSATLERQNRIHRALHVIGRWSMLDIFLIGILAGLVDFGAIATIQAGPAAPAFAASVVLTILALNKVDHPNFQLQTQPTP
- a CDS encoding intermembrane transport protein PqiB, yielding MTEPHSNSKSSLLIWVVPLVALLVGGYMIVKDLQEQGPTITIVFEEGSGLEAGKTVLRYKGLAVGTVESVALTGDLSKVEATLQLQKSAKGLAREGSKFWILRPEIGLEGITGLDTLISGPTIQVLPGVGPNRKHFTALDRAPLKGSEVGYTYLLSVDQLGSLKVGSPVLYRQFKVGEVVATSLAPDATGIQIKIQINSPYDKLVRTDSIFWNASGIALKVGLLGAKIQTDSLQSVLAGGIMFATPEGKEGLSPLASENTEFILQPEFDEEWLEWQPSIELDL
- a CDS encoding LysE family translocator translates to MIEGSQWLVFVGASLALVAIPGPAVLFIVARSLSGGVGVGLRTAAGIGLGNLCHAIAAAFGVSALIISTSWGLDLARYAGAAYLIYLGIRSFVQSGPREGASAERESSERLEGSFRKGILVALLNPKVILFLVAFLPQFVNHEAGNVPRQLLVLGVSFVAIGYLGDSAWALLSGVLTSKLRRGSVSGFWVRLPAVIYILLGLLTASSKLVR